In Nocardia asteroides, the following proteins share a genomic window:
- a CDS encoding glutamine synthetase family protein has translation MDRQKEFVLRTLEERDIRFVRLWFTDVLGYLKSVAIAPAELEGAFEEGIGFDGSAIEGFARVSEADMVARPDPSTFQVLPWSTSKGHQHSARMFCDITMPDGSPSWADPRHVLRRQLNKAADVGFSCYVHPEIEFFLLENGLKNGEPVPADNGGFFDQAVHDSAPNFRRHAIDALESMGISVEFSHHEGAPGQQEIDLRYADALSMADNVMTFRYLIKEVAIDEGVRATFMPKPFAQYPGSAMHTHMSLFEGESNAFADPDDPDNLSATARSFIAGILEHAPEISAISNQWVNSYKRLIHGGEAPTAGSWGRSNRSALVRVPMYTPNKASSRRVEIRSPDSACNPYLTFAVLLAAGLRGIEKGYTLPPEAEDDVWSLTDAERRAMGFRSLPGTLDEALQAMERSELVAETLGEHVFDFFLRNKRREWADYRSQVTPWELKEYLSL, from the coding sequence ATGGATCGCCAGAAGGAATTCGTGCTGCGGACGCTCGAAGAGCGGGACATCCGCTTCGTACGGCTCTGGTTCACCGACGTGCTGGGCTATCTGAAGTCCGTCGCCATCGCGCCCGCCGAGCTCGAAGGCGCCTTCGAGGAAGGCATCGGCTTCGACGGTTCGGCCATCGAGGGCTTCGCGCGCGTGTCCGAGGCGGACATGGTCGCGCGGCCCGATCCGTCGACCTTCCAGGTGCTGCCCTGGTCCACCTCCAAGGGACATCAGCACTCGGCCCGCATGTTCTGCGACATCACCATGCCCGACGGCTCGCCGTCCTGGGCCGACCCGCGCCACGTGCTGCGGCGTCAGCTCAACAAGGCCGCCGACGTGGGCTTCAGCTGCTACGTGCACCCCGAGATCGAGTTCTTCCTGCTGGAGAACGGCCTCAAGAACGGCGAGCCGGTGCCCGCCGACAACGGCGGCTTCTTCGACCAGGCCGTGCACGACTCGGCCCCGAACTTCCGCCGCCACGCCATCGACGCGCTCGAGTCGATGGGCATCTCGGTGGAGTTCAGCCACCACGAGGGCGCCCCCGGCCAGCAGGAGATCGACCTGCGCTACGCCGACGCGCTGTCGATGGCCGACAACGTGATGACCTTCCGCTACCTCATCAAGGAGGTCGCGATCGACGAGGGCGTGCGCGCCACGTTCATGCCCAAGCCGTTCGCGCAGTACCCGGGCTCGGCCATGCACACGCACATGAGCCTGTTCGAGGGCGAGTCCAACGCCTTCGCCGATCCCGACGACCCGGACAACCTGTCCGCGACGGCGCGCTCGTTCATCGCCGGCATCCTCGAGCACGCCCCGGAGATCAGCGCGATCAGTAACCAGTGGGTGAACTCCTACAAGCGCCTGATCCACGGCGGCGAGGCTCCGACGGCGGGCTCCTGGGGCCGGTCCAACCGGTCGGCGCTGGTGCGCGTGCCGATGTACACGCCGAACAAGGCGTCCTCGCGGCGCGTCGAGATCCGCAGCCCCGATTCGGCCTGCAACCCGTACCTGACCTTCGCGGTGCTGCTCGCGGCCGGTCTGCGCGGCATCGAGAAGGGCTACACGCTGCCGCCCGAGGCCGAGGACGACGTGTGGTCGCTGACCGACGCCGAGCGCCGCGCCATGGGCTTCCGCTCGCTGCCCGGCACCCTCGACGAGGCGCTGCAGGCGATGGAACGCTCGGAGCTGGTGGCCGAGACGCTGGGCGAGCACGTGTTCGACTTCTTCCTGCGCAACAAGCGCCGGGAGTGGGCCGACTACCGCAGCCAGGTGACGCCGTGGGAGCTGAAGGAATACCTCAGCCTGTGA
- a CDS encoding bifunctional [glutamine synthetase] adenylyltransferase/[glutamine synthetase]-adenylyl-L-tyrosine phosphorylase produces MVRPPTARSAVPGVGRLGLLEPAAAASLHQLGWDNVDGVPVLWALSRSPDADLALSTLVRLRESLGNDWAELDSAIRADTMLRGRLFGLLGSSTAFGDHLVATPAAWKLLRATRLPERDELIADLLDAVEATPETGPNAGPMLYRAEIAGPEAIALLRSRYRDQLMLLAAVDLASTVENEPVPPYQVVGRHLSDLADAALTAALAVAVARVCKTGPVPVRLAVIAMGKCGARELNYVSDVDVVFVAEPADATATRLAAEMMSVASSAFFEVDAALRPEGKAGALVRTLDSHLAYYKRWARTWEFQALLKNRPMTGDLELGQQYRDALMPMVWAASERPDFVADVQAMRRRVEDLVPADLRERELKLGAGSLRDVEFAVQLLQLVHGRVDDSLHATNTVEALTALAAGGYVGREDAANLTASYEFLRLLEHRLQLQRLKRTHTLPAADDEEGMRWLARAAHIRPDGRQDAVGVLETEIRRNSLRVRRLHGKLFYRPLLESVARLDSDALRLSPDAAVRQLAALGYAAPANALGHLKALTGGVSRKGRIQALLLPTLLEWLGDTPNPDAGLLAYRRVSEGLDDQIWFLRELRDEGAIAQRLMIVLGSSEYLPDLLINAPETIRMYADGPAGPQLLGPQPEDVARGIQTAAARYDDPARAVAAARSLRRHELARVASADLLGMLDVPQVCAALSSVWVAVLEASLQAVIRASEAERGAPAPADFAVIGMGRLGGMELGYGSDADVLFVCDPRPGEDETTAVKWAIGIAEKVQRLLGAPSTDPPLQVDAGLRPEGRNGALVRTLAAYQAYYDQWAQPWEVQALLRAHQVAGDQDLGLRFLHVIDPIRYPAGGVSAEAVREIRRIKARVDAERLPRGANPATHTKLGRGGLADIEWTVQLLQLRHAHEVPALHNTSTLQSLDVIEAEGILEPDDVALLRESWITATAARNALVLVKGKPTDQLPGPGRLLSAVARVAGWPTDDGSEFLDNYMRITRRAKAVVERVFGG; encoded by the coding sequence ATGGTCCGGCCCCCGACTGCCCGCTCCGCTGTTCCCGGCGTCGGCAGGCTCGGCTTGCTAGAGCCCGCCGCGGCGGCATCCCTGCACCAGCTCGGCTGGGACAACGTCGACGGCGTCCCGGTGCTGTGGGCGCTGTCCCGCTCGCCCGACGCCGATCTGGCGCTGTCGACCCTGGTCCGGCTGCGTGAGTCGCTCGGAAACGATTGGGCCGAACTGGATTCGGCGATCCGTGCCGACACCATGTTGCGCGGCAGGCTGTTCGGTCTGCTCGGGTCCTCCACCGCCTTCGGTGATCACCTGGTCGCCACGCCCGCCGCGTGGAAGCTGTTGCGCGCCACCCGGCTTCCCGAGCGCGACGAGCTGATCGCCGACCTGCTCGACGCGGTCGAGGCCACACCCGAGACCGGACCCAACGCGGGCCCGATGCTGTACCGGGCCGAGATCGCGGGCCCGGAGGCGATCGCCCTGCTGCGCAGCCGCTATCGCGATCAGCTCATGCTGCTGGCCGCGGTCGACCTGGCCTCCACCGTCGAGAACGAGCCGGTGCCGCCGTATCAGGTGGTGGGCAGGCACCTGTCGGATCTTGCCGACGCGGCGCTCACCGCGGCGCTGGCCGTGGCCGTGGCGCGGGTCTGCAAGACCGGCCCGGTGCCGGTGCGTCTCGCGGTGATCGCGATGGGCAAATGCGGTGCGCGCGAACTGAACTACGTCAGCGATGTCGACGTGGTGTTCGTCGCCGAACCGGCCGACGCCACCGCCACCCGGCTGGCCGCGGAGATGATGAGCGTCGCGAGTTCGGCGTTCTTCGAGGTCGACGCGGCGCTGCGCCCCGAAGGCAAAGCCGGCGCGCTGGTGCGCACCCTCGATTCCCATCTGGCCTACTACAAGCGCTGGGCCCGCACCTGGGAGTTCCAGGCCCTGCTGAAGAACCGGCCGATGACCGGCGACCTCGAACTCGGGCAGCAGTACCGCGACGCCCTGATGCCGATGGTCTGGGCCGCCTCGGAGCGTCCCGACTTCGTCGCCGACGTACAGGCCATGCGCCGCCGGGTGGAGGACCTGGTCCCCGCCGACCTGCGCGAGCGCGAACTCAAACTCGGCGCGGGCAGCCTGCGCGATGTCGAATTCGCCGTGCAGCTGCTGCAATTGGTGCACGGGCGGGTCGACGACTCGCTGCACGCCACCAACACCGTCGAGGCGCTGACGGCACTGGCCGCGGGCGGCTATGTCGGCCGCGAGGACGCCGCCAATCTCACCGCCTCGTACGAGTTCCTGCGCCTGCTCGAACACCGGCTGCAACTGCAGCGACTCAAGCGCACCCACACCCTGCCCGCGGCCGACGACGAGGAGGGCATGCGCTGGCTCGCGCGCGCCGCCCACATCCGGCCCGACGGCAGGCAGGACGCGGTGGGCGTGCTGGAGACCGAGATCCGGCGCAACTCGCTGCGGGTGCGGCGGCTGCACGGCAAGCTGTTCTACCGGCCGCTGCTCGAGTCGGTGGCCCGGCTCGACTCCGACGCGCTGCGGCTGAGCCCCGACGCCGCCGTTCGCCAGCTCGCCGCCCTCGGCTACGCCGCGCCCGCCAACGCGCTGGGCCATCTCAAGGCGCTCACCGGCGGCGTCTCGCGCAAGGGCCGCATCCAGGCGCTGCTGCTGCCGACGCTGCTCGAATGGCTCGGCGACACCCCGAATCCCGACGCGGGCCTGCTCGCGTATCGCCGGGTGTCGGAGGGCCTCGACGACCAGATCTGGTTCCTGCGCGAACTGCGCGACGAGGGCGCCATCGCGCAGCGGCTGATGATCGTGCTCGGCTCCTCGGAGTACCTGCCCGATCTGCTGATCAACGCCCCCGAGACGATCCGGATGTACGCCGACGGCCCCGCGGGCCCGCAGCTGCTCGGACCGCAGCCAGAGGACGTGGCCCGCGGCATCCAGACCGCCGCGGCCCGCTACGACGATCCGGCGCGCGCCGTCGCGGCGGCCCGCTCGCTGCGCAGGCACGAACTGGCCCGCGTCGCCTCGGCCGACCTGCTGGGCATGCTCGACGTCCCGCAGGTGTGCGCGGCGCTGTCCTCGGTGTGGGTGGCCGTGCTCGAGGCGTCGTTGCAGGCGGTCATCCGGGCCTCGGAGGCCGAGCGCGGCGCACCGGCGCCCGCCGACTTCGCGGTGATCGGCATGGGCAGGCTCGGTGGCATGGAACTGGGCTACGGTTCCGACGCCGACGTGCTGTTCGTCTGCGATCCACGCCCCGGCGAGGACGAGACCACCGCGGTGAAGTGGGCGATCGGGATCGCGGAGAAGGTCCAGCGCCTGCTCGGGGCGCCGAGCACCGACCCGCCACTGCAGGTCGACGCGGGCCTGCGCCCGGAGGGCCGCAACGGCGCGCTGGTCCGGACCCTGGCGGCCTATCAGGCCTACTACGACCAGTGGGCCCAGCCGTGGGAGGTGCAGGCGCTGCTGCGCGCGCACCAGGTGGCGGGCGACCAGGATCTCGGGTTGCGATTCCTGCACGTCATCGACCCGATCCGGTATCCGGCGGGTGGCGTGTCGGCCGAGGCGGTCCGGGAGATCCGCCGGATCAAGGCGCGGGTCGACGCCGAGCGCCTGCCGCGCGGCGCCAACCCGGCTACGCACACCAAACTGGGCCGCGGCGGTCTCGCCGACATCGAATGGACCGTGCAACTGCTGCAACTGCGGCACGCGCACGAGGTGCCGGCCCTGCACAACACCTCGACCCTGCAGTCGCTGGACGTGATCGAGGCCGAGGGCATCCTCGAGCCCGACGACGTCGCGCTGTTGCGGGAATCGTGGATCACCGCCACGGCCGCGCGCAACGCCCTCGTCCTGGTGAAGGGCAAGCCGACCGATCAGCTGCCCGGCCCTGGGCGTCTACTATCGGCGGTCGCGCGGGTGGCGGGCTGGCCCACCGACGACGGCAGCGAATTCCTCGACAACTACATGCGCATCACCCGTCGCGCCAAGGCGGTGGTCGAGCGGGTGTTCGGGGGCTGA
- a CDS encoding cold-shock protein, whose protein sequence is MTQGTVKWFNGEKGFGFIAQDGGGPDVFVHYSAISGSGFKSLDEGQRVEFEVGQGQKGPQAQDVRAI, encoded by the coding sequence ATGACTCAAGGCACTGTCAAGTGGTTCAACGGCGAGAAGGGCTTCGGCTTCATCGCCCAAGACGGAGGCGGCCCCGACGTCTTCGTGCATTACTCGGCCATCAGCGGCTCCGGCTTCAAGTCCCTCGACGAGGGTCAGCGGGTGGAGTTCGAGGTCGGTCAGGGCCAGAAGGGCCCTCAGGCTCAGGACGTCCGCGCCATCTGA
- a CDS encoding GmrSD restriction endonuclease domain-containing protein → MTRLSSLLDQIDSGAVLLPEFQRGYVWNRDQVRGLMRSLYLGYPVGGLLVWETGSEDIAVRGPGGGGSGLRQLLLDGQQRITTLYGILRGRAPSFFEGDAVAFTGLHFDVDREVFEFQVPGRDTAPTWIDVTELFAQGPVHYLPRFTDVAPDTLAVYLDRLNKLREITHREFNVETITGSDRTVDEVVDIFNRVNSGGTKLSKGDLALATLCAQWPQARGNLRDHLIRWDKEGYTFTLDWLLRNVIAVGNGRAHFDALGDLSPAEFEQALSATATQVDTFLDTVAGRLGLDHDRVLMGRYAIPVLTRLLFLNGGRFDDDLHRDRALYWYIHSALWGRFSGSTEAFLQQDYETLERGGINALIGSLERLRGGSLDLCADDFGGATRGSRFYPLLYLLTRVDGSRDLGTGSELGIEQFGERTPVQVHYLFPKTTLRDAGYERNEINAIANFCFLSPGSEAELGEREPADYLAEVERRNPGVLASQWIPTDPALWRVENYREFLRARRLLLSTAADAFLEKLRTGKLHRPTLLTVGVAGATLGDPAVDQVNALVDDLVADGFGFPLLDSEVSDPVTGRELAVAEAFWPEGLQPGVGMPVVLVLEPANADLTRLAQLGYAVFTSVDALRGYVDNLRVEVSGDTGLYGPAADMAALADRLPATWVGNSEQVWFRYAWNQLERDRAEGPDAVVLEPEQVALRYIALWALTRTFYIHAFDQGNPGEWRYYLGDAIGPNPLVPYDWLARRAVESGALAPGATPTDEDIAIAMVHGVLEVVDEVATALSHLFGGPGLFASLWASAGAAEHYGYPLSTDQINDLINQVVNDPASRKIQAYNWIEAGLPL, encoded by the coding sequence GTGACACGTCTGTCCTCCCTGCTCGACCAGATCGACTCCGGCGCGGTGCTGCTGCCCGAATTCCAGCGCGGGTACGTGTGGAACCGGGACCAGGTGCGCGGGCTGATGCGGTCGCTGTACCTCGGGTACCCGGTCGGCGGGCTGCTGGTGTGGGAGACCGGTTCCGAGGACATCGCGGTGCGCGGCCCGGGCGGCGGTGGCTCGGGTCTGCGGCAGCTGCTGCTCGACGGGCAGCAACGCATCACCACCCTCTACGGCATCCTGCGCGGGCGCGCGCCGTCTTTCTTCGAGGGCGACGCGGTGGCCTTCACCGGACTCCACTTCGACGTCGACCGTGAGGTTTTCGAGTTCCAGGTGCCCGGCCGCGACACCGCGCCCACCTGGATCGACGTCACCGAACTGTTCGCCCAGGGCCCGGTGCACTACCTGCCCCGCTTCACCGATGTCGCGCCGGACACCCTCGCGGTCTATCTGGACCGGCTGAACAAGCTGCGCGAGATCACCCATCGCGAATTCAACGTCGAGACCATCACCGGGTCGGACCGGACCGTCGACGAGGTCGTCGACATCTTCAACCGGGTCAACTCCGGCGGCACCAAGCTGTCCAAGGGCGACCTGGCGCTGGCGACGCTGTGCGCGCAGTGGCCACAGGCCCGCGGCAATCTGCGCGACCACCTGATCCGCTGGGACAAGGAGGGCTACACCTTCACCCTGGACTGGTTGCTGCGCAATGTGATCGCCGTCGGCAACGGCCGCGCGCACTTCGACGCGCTCGGCGATCTCTCACCCGCCGAGTTCGAGCAGGCGCTCAGTGCCACCGCCACCCAGGTCGACACCTTCCTCGACACGGTCGCGGGCCGTCTCGGCCTCGATCACGACCGGGTCCTGATGGGGCGCTACGCGATTCCGGTGCTCACCCGCCTGCTGTTCCTCAACGGGGGCCGCTTCGACGACGACCTGCACCGCGACCGGGCGCTGTACTGGTACATCCACTCCGCGCTGTGGGGCCGGTTCAGCGGCTCCACCGAGGCTTTCCTGCAACAGGACTACGAAACCCTCGAGCGCGGCGGCATCAATGCCCTGATCGGTTCGCTGGAACGGCTGCGCGGCGGTTCGCTCGACCTGTGCGCCGACGATTTCGGCGGCGCCACCCGGGGTTCCCGGTTCTACCCGCTGCTGTACCTGCTCACCCGCGTCGACGGGTCCCGCGACCTGGGCACCGGCTCCGAACTGGGCATCGAGCAGTTCGGCGAGCGCACGCCGGTGCAGGTGCACTACCTGTTCCCGAAGACCACGCTGCGCGACGCGGGCTACGAGCGTAACGAGATCAACGCCATCGCCAACTTCTGCTTCCTCAGCCCAGGCTCGGAAGCCGAACTCGGCGAACGCGAACCGGCCGACTACCTCGCCGAGGTGGAGCGCCGGAACCCGGGAGTGCTCGCCTCACAATGGATTCCGACCGATCCGGCACTGTGGCGGGTGGAGAACTACCGCGAATTCCTGCGCGCGCGCCGGCTGCTGCTGTCCACCGCGGCCGACGCGTTCCTGGAGAAGCTGCGCACCGGCAAGCTGCACCGGCCCACGCTGCTCACCGTCGGCGTGGCCGGGGCGACCCTGGGTGACCCGGCGGTGGATCAGGTGAACGCGCTGGTCGACGACCTGGTCGCCGACGGTTTCGGTTTCCCGCTGCTCGACAGCGAGGTGTCCGACCCGGTCACCGGCCGCGAACTCGCCGTCGCCGAGGCGTTCTGGCCCGAGGGCCTGCAACCCGGCGTCGGCATGCCGGTGGTGCTGGTGCTCGAACCGGCCAACGCCGACCTGACCCGGCTGGCCCAGCTCGGCTACGCCGTGTTCACCTCCGTCGACGCGCTGCGCGGCTACGTCGACAATCTGCGCGTGGAGGTCTCCGGCGACACCGGGCTCTACGGCCCCGCCGCCGATATGGCCGCGCTGGCCGACCGCCTGCCCGCCACCTGGGTCGGCAATTCCGAGCAGGTGTGGTTCCGCTACGCCTGGAACCAGCTCGAACGCGACCGCGCCGAGGGTCCCGACGCGGTCGTCCTCGAACCCGAACAGGTCGCCCTGCGCTACATCGCTCTGTGGGCGCTCACCCGCACCTTCTACATCCACGCCTTCGACCAGGGCAATCCGGGCGAGTGGCGCTACTACCTGGGCGACGCCATCGGCCCGAATCCGCTGGTGCCCTACGACTGGCTGGCCCGCCGCGCCGTCGAATCCGGCGCACTCGCCCCCGGCGCCACCCCCACCGACGAGGACATCGCCATCGCCATGGTGCACGGCGTCCTCGAGGTCGTCGACGAGGTCGCCACCGCCCTGTCCCACCTCTTCGGCGGCCCCGGCCTCTTCGCCTCCCTCTGGGCCTCCGCCGGCGCCGCCGAACACTACGGCTACCCCCTGTCCACCGACCAGATCAACGACCTCATCAACCAGGTCGTCAACGACCCCGCCTCCCGAAAGATCCAGGCCTACAACTGGATCGAAGCGGGATTGCCGCTGTAG
- a CDS encoding prenyltransferase/squalene oxidase repeat-containing protein, giving the protein MVDLRTRIDLAVRWLERTQKSDGQGGAGWGWVDDVPPNPQNTAEVVCAVHAVCSLGPRAGEMASPTGGVLPHTEEQPPTVREVLPRADEVITLLRRRSVRHGTQPWEFDEPIDTAWRLRALLVLGVPHDDPDVERAARQLRATQNSESGGWGFSGATDPDTESITVTTAVLHALAAVTPTDEASAACVRSGVGFLVRAYREDAFEGPAMASTALIVSVLSLPECAALGGRRARRVVSSGVRTLLGLLRGGGDRVEEETFARGPLLHSWRHLGLHLAVAAVATAEPKAVLDPVLRESLIELLDLQETAQAHVRTGGFRTSRHGPFASYATTIALEAMVATQRALLTHINPGEALDLFCRTDGRHHTDGRRIVGWGRHGVVLNSYAGSLFALLTGAAGATIMLMSIAFTTAQNKAGMRALLIWGMAVLAIGAYIALITRLPAVPSARIYAGVFTTLTAIAIPVITFMLSS; this is encoded by the coding sequence ATGGTCGACCTGAGAACACGCATCGATCTGGCCGTGCGCTGGCTCGAGCGCACCCAGAAGTCGGACGGTCAGGGCGGCGCGGGGTGGGGCTGGGTGGACGATGTCCCGCCGAACCCGCAGAACACCGCCGAGGTCGTCTGCGCCGTGCACGCGGTGTGCTCGCTGGGACCCCGCGCCGGTGAAATGGCCTCGCCCACAGGGGGAGTGCTGCCACATACCGAGGAGCAGCCGCCCACCGTCCGGGAGGTCCTGCCCCGCGCCGACGAGGTGATCACCCTGTTGCGGCGGCGGTCGGTGCGGCACGGCACCCAGCCCTGGGAGTTCGACGAGCCGATCGACACCGCGTGGCGGCTGCGCGCCCTGCTGGTGCTCGGCGTCCCGCACGACGATCCGGATGTGGAACGCGCCGCGCGGCAGCTGCGCGCCACCCAGAACAGTGAATCGGGCGGCTGGGGATTCTCCGGTGCGACCGACCCGGACACCGAATCGATCACCGTCACCACGGCGGTCCTGCACGCGCTGGCCGCTGTGACGCCCACCGACGAAGCCTCCGCCGCGTGTGTCCGGTCCGGGGTCGGCTTCCTGGTGCGGGCCTATCGGGAGGATGCGTTCGAGGGACCGGCGATGGCGTCCACGGCGCTGATCGTCTCCGTGCTGTCGCTGCCCGAATGCGCGGCGCTGGGCGGCCGCCGGGCCCGGCGGGTCGTCTCATCCGGTGTGCGGACCCTGCTGGGGTTGTTGCGCGGAGGCGGCGACCGGGTCGAAGAGGAGACCTTCGCACGCGGGCCGCTGCTGCACAGCTGGCGGCACCTCGGCCTGCATCTGGCCGTGGCCGCCGTCGCGACGGCCGAACCGAAGGCGGTGCTCGACCCGGTACTGCGCGAGTCGCTGATCGAACTGCTCGATCTGCAGGAGACCGCCCAGGCCCACGTACGCACCGGCGGATTCCGCACCTCCCGGCACGGCCCGTTCGCCTCCTACGCGACGACCATCGCGCTCGAAGCCATGGTCGCCACCCAGCGCGCGCTGCTCACCCACATCAATCCGGGCGAAGCCCTCGACCTGTTCTGCCGCACCGACGGCAGGCACCACACCGACGGGCGCCGGATCGTCGGCTGGGGCAGGCACGGTGTGGTGCTCAACAGCTACGCGGGCTCGCTGTTCGCCCTGCTGACCGGCGCGGCCGGGGCCACGATCATGCTGATGTCGATCGCCTTCACCACCGCCCAGAACAAGGCCGGGATGCGGGCCCTGCTCATCTGGGGCATGGCGGTGCTGGCGATCGGCGCCTACATCGCGCTGATCACCCGCCTGCCCGCGGTCCCCTCGGCGCGGATCTACGCCGGGGTCTTCACCACGCTCACGGCCATCGCGATCCCGGTGATCACCTTCATGCTGTCGTCCTGA
- a CDS encoding phosphoribosylanthranilate isomerase translates to MTVRTKICGIRSEHDLRLAVQAGADAVGFLCGLTHFSEDGLGIDDAKHIADQVPPFVNKVLVTHREEAVAILDLAERVGVDTIQVHGLVTPQTMKQVRDGAGRRTIVKAVHVTGEHSVEEAKAAAAHCDAVLLDSRTTDRLGGTGCVHDWTISARIVAELSRLDCPVVLAGGLNARNVAAAIERVRPFAVDVNSGVEDPDGTKSLAECRAFVRAARYPADRSSLP, encoded by the coding sequence GTGACGGTCCGGACGAAGATCTGCGGCATCCGGTCGGAACACGACCTGCGACTGGCGGTCCAGGCAGGGGCCGACGCGGTCGGATTCCTGTGTGGCCTGACCCATTTCAGCGAAGACGGGCTGGGCATCGACGACGCGAAACACATCGCGGACCAGGTGCCACCGTTCGTCAACAAAGTCCTGGTGACCCATCGCGAAGAGGCGGTCGCCATCCTCGACCTGGCCGAGCGAGTCGGCGTCGACACCATCCAGGTGCACGGGCTGGTCACGCCGCAGACGATGAAGCAGGTCAGGGACGGCGCGGGACGGCGCACCATCGTCAAGGCCGTACACGTCACGGGCGAACACTCTGTCGAGGAGGCCAAGGCCGCCGCCGCGCACTGCGACGCCGTCCTGCTCGATTCCCGGACCACCGACCGGCTGGGCGGCACCGGGTGCGTGCACGACTGGACGATCAGCGCCAGGATCGTCGCCGAGCTGTCCCGGCTCGACTGCCCGGTCGTGCTCGCCGGTGGTCTGAACGCCCGCAATGTCGCCGCGGCGATCGAGCGGGTCCGCCCGTTCGCCGTCGACGTCAACAGCGGCGTCGAGGACCCCGACGGCACCAAGTCGCTCGCCGAGTGCCGCGCCTTCGTGCGGGCGGCCCGCTATCCGGCGGATCGATCGTCGCTGCCGTAG
- a CDS encoding endonuclease/exonuclease/phosphatase family protein encodes MMRKWMDRVLLVLGWGALIAAVTGIVLHLGDWQRESMVLLASGAMWLMLGAIVGLVLVLLARGWRSAVAAGVVLAGVLWLVLPSYVPEAAAAEGPELVVLQSNLLFGQADAGAVVATVRDNDVDVLTVEELTDDSIVRLRAAGLEERLPHFYLEPARSGGGGTGIYSRYPLRDNKKYDGFIMSNISATMEHPQRGPIAVFAFHPIPPNIDFGAWSAELRRVDEILAAASAPAIVGADFNATQNHSAYRALLDGPFQAAAEQTGDGVLLTFPADRRWGPVIGIDHILVAGGVAEKVRTLTIPGSDHRAMLATVRMQG; translated from the coding sequence ATGATGCGGAAATGGATGGACCGGGTGTTGCTGGTCCTGGGGTGGGGCGCACTGATCGCGGCGGTGACCGGGATCGTCTTACACCTGGGGGATTGGCAGCGGGAATCGATGGTGCTACTGGCCTCGGGGGCGATGTGGCTGATGCTCGGCGCGATCGTCGGGCTGGTGCTCGTGCTGCTGGCGCGCGGCTGGCGCAGCGCGGTGGCCGCCGGGGTGGTGCTGGCCGGGGTGCTGTGGCTGGTGTTGCCGTCCTACGTTCCCGAGGCGGCGGCCGCCGAAGGGCCGGAACTGGTTGTGCTGCAGTCGAACCTGCTGTTCGGGCAGGCCGATGCCGGTGCCGTGGTCGCCACCGTGCGCGACAACGACGTAGACGTGCTCACCGTCGAGGAACTGACCGACGACTCGATCGTGCGGCTGCGGGCGGCCGGCCTGGAGGAACGGCTGCCGCACTTCTACCTCGAACCGGCCCGTTCGGGTGGTGGCGGCACGGGCATCTACAGCCGATACCCGTTGCGCGACAACAAGAAATACGACGGCTTCATCATGAGCAACATCTCCGCCACGATGGAGCACCCGCAGCGCGGCCCGATCGCGGTGTTCGCCTTCCATCCGATCCCGCCGAACATCGACTTCGGCGCGTGGTCGGCCGAGCTGCGCCGGGTCGACGAGATCCTCGCCGCAGCCAGCGCGCCCGCCATCGTGGGCGCGGATTTCAATGCCACGCAGAACCATTCGGCCTATCGCGCGCTGCTCGACGGGCCGTTCCAGGCAGCGGCCGAACAGACCGGCGACGGCGTGCTGCTCACCTTTCCCGCGGATCGCCGGTGGGGACCGGTGATCGGGATCGACCACATCCTCGTCGCCGGCGGGGTGGCCGAAAAGGTGCGCACACTCACCATTCCCGGCAGCGATCATCGCGCGATGCTGGCGACGGTCCGGATGCAGGGTTGA